TACAACTTGGACCTCTATATCTTGCCATCTTAAAAACTAAAAACTTAAAACTTTGGTTATATTTTTAATTAAATCCCTACCACAATTTTGCATTTTTAGTTTTAAGTTTTGAATCTTTATCATACCCTCCTTCTTTTTCTTGACCTACATCCATTATGGGGAATAGGGGTTACATCCTTTATGGTTTTAATATTCATTCCAGCTGCCTGAAGGGCACGCACAGCAGATTCCTTTCCTCCTCCAGGGCCTGTGACAAAAACAAAGGCATCCTTTATTCCATATTCAAAAGCCTTTTTTGCGACTGTATCTGCAGCAATTTGGGCGGCAAAGGGTGTCCCCTTTTTTGTTCCTTTAAAACCAACAGAGCCAGCTGATGACCAACAAACAACATCTCCTTCGGAAGATGTAACTGTAACAATTGTATTGTTAAAGGTTGATTGGATGTAAATACAAGCAAGCCCTATTTTTTTCTCCTTTTTTTTATCTTTTTTTACCCTTGGTGCCATTATTTTTTGACCTTTGCTCCTACTGTCTTTCTCTTTCCCCTCTTTGTCCTTGCATTTGTATGGGTTCTTTGCCCCCTAACAGGAAGCCCTCTTCTATGCCTTAAGCCCCTATAAGTGCCTGTTTCAATCAATCGCTTGATATTCATACTTACCTCTCTTCTAAGCTCTCCTTCTACCTTAAGCCCCAACCTTTCAATCTCCCTTCTAATTGCTGTAGCTTGTTCTTCAGAGAGATCAGCTACCCTTATATCGGAATTTACATTTGCATTTTTAAGAATCTTCTTAGAAAAAAAAGGCCCAATTCCATAGATATAAGATAGGGCTATTTCTATCCGTTTATTCTTCGGAAGATCCACGCCTACTATTCTTGCCATAATTTTTAGACTATTATTTTAATAAACATTTTACCTAGATGTCAATAAAAATTTTTTATTGTAATTCTTCCACCTTTCACATATAATATATTTCGGTATTTTTATCCAAAAACTTCGAATTTTAATTATTAAGAAGTTTTAGGGAACACTATTAAAATAGATTTAAAATTCAAAAATTTAGAATTCAAAATTTCTTAAAGCTAGGCAAGATGGTCGCTGGATAAATCCAGAGGAAAGTCCGGACACCAGAGGGTAGGATGCTGGGTAATACCCAGGAGTTGTAAGGCTACGGAAAGTGCAACAGAAAATACACAGCCGATGGAAGGAAACTTTACAGGCAATGGTGAAATGGTGGGGTAAGAGCCCACCAGGGGAAAAAGCGATTTTTCCCCTTGGAAAACCCCATCCGGTGCAAGTTCAAACCTAAGAGGCTAACCCGGCTATTCTTAAGGTAGAACGCTTGAGATGGTTGGCAACAGCCATCCTAGATAAATGACCATCTAAACAGAATCCGGCTTATTGTCTGGCTAAATTTTTTCTTGCTTATTTTAAGTTGCTTATGTTATTATAAAATTATGAAGATTGGGATATTGACCGGTGGTGGTGATTGTCCAGGATTAAATCCTGCAATCCGTGGTGCATACCTTAGGGCAGCTGACTTTAAAGATGAGGTAATTGGGATATTGAATGGATGGAAGGGTCTGCTTGAGAAAGAGACGATAAGCTTGTCTTTGAAAGATATTGATGAGATTACCTCACATGGTGGGACAATCCTTGGAACTACAAGGGTAAATCCAGCCAAACATAAGGAAAATGGATTAAAGATATGCTATGAGAATTTTAAAGCCCTTAATCTTGATGCCATAATTGCCATGGGAGGAGAGGATACATTGGGCATTGCAAACAAGCTATTTTCAGAGTTTAATCTGCCTATAGTTGGCGTTCCAAAGACAATGGATAATGATCTATCTTGCACAGATTATACATTTGGCTTTGATACATCTGTTACAGTCGCAATTGATGCCTTGGATAGGTTAAGGGATACAGGCAGGTCTCACAGAAGAATTATGGTATTAGAGGTTATGGGCCGTCATGCCGGATGGGTTGCTCTATTTACCGCGATTGGAGCAGGTGCAGATTGGGTTCTTATCCCAGAAATTGAGCCAGACCTAGACAAAATGTGCAAGCATCTTATAAAGGCAAAGGAGAGGAAGGGATATGCTTTGGTTGTTGTATCTGAGGGAATAAAAATTAAGGTAGATAAAGAGGAAAGGCTTGATGAATTTGGCCATATGATTCTTCAAAAAAGGGGTGTGGGAAAAATAATCGCGGATGAAATAGAGAAAAAAACAGGGATTGAAACAAGGCTTTCTGTGATTGGCCATATTCAGAGGGGAGGCCCTCCGACCTTATTTGATAGGATATTGGGCTTAAGGGTCGGTGTAGCCGCGGTTGAGTTTGTCCATCAAGGGAAATTTGGAACAATGGCAGCTTTGGTGGGAAATAAAATAATACCTGTTCCACTTATTGAGGCATCTGGAAAGCTAAAGCTTGTTGATGAATATTGGTATAACCTTGCTAATATCCTATTTAAATAAGGGTATGTGTTTAGGTAGACAAAAAGAGGAAAGGAGGTTAAAAAAGGGAGGAAATCCGAAAGGACAAAGCAGGAAATAATATTCGTTCTTCTATATTGTTTTGAATTTTCAATTTTAGCCATTTGAATTTGTTCGCATTTCATTTGTTCCATTAAAGCTAAACAAATTTTAAAACAGCTATTTTGGGAAGGTCTGTGGAGGAGGCTCTTTGGGTTCGGCAATTAGTTTTCCCTCTAATAACTCCTCAATGGCAAGGGGAATTATCTTTATTATGTCTGTTTCAGAACCAACCCATCTATTTAACTCCCTTGACCTTTTTGCCAAAAGATTGACCAGGTGAAATTTGCTCTTTGCATGCCTTAGCATCTCATCGTAGTCATATAGCATCTTTTCCTCCTCCTTTTTTCTTTAAAATGATTTCCTTTATCAAAGATATTGTTTTTTCTAATCTCTCATTTACAATAACATAATCATAATCTTTTCCCTCCTCTATCTCATATTTTGCCTTTTCAAGACGCTCCCTTATTTTTTCATCAGATTCTGTCTTTCTCATCATAAGCCTCCTTTCAAGCTCCTCCATTGATGGTGGAAGAAGAAATATAAGGAGACTTTCTGGATAAGAGGCTTTTATCTTTTTCCCACCCACCACATCTATATCAAGAAGGAGGTCATAATTCTTTGCTTTTTCCAAAGTTTCCCTTGATGTTCCATAATAATCTCCAAATATCTTCACCCATTCAACAAATTCATCCTTCTCAATCATCCTTTTAAACCTGTTAATATCGATAAACTTGTATTCCCATTTTTCTGTTTCTCCCTCCCTTGGTTTTCTTGTGGTGTAGGATACAGAAAACCGCAAATCAGAAAATTCCTCTAATAGCCCCCTGCAAATTGTTGTCTTTCCTGTTCCCGATGGTGCTGAGATAACAATTATCATTAGTAATCAATCCCGATGAGGAAAAGTCCGCGGGAAGGAGTTGTCCAAGGAGCAAGTTTTCTATTCTTACCCTGGATGATAGAAGATACCGCATCTAAATTAAGAAGCCCGCTTCCCACCTTAATTAAGGTTGCCACAATGCACCTAATCATATTGTGGAGAAAGCTTATACCAGAAATATCAAAAAATATAAGGTTTTCGGAAAAAATACCCATTTGGGAAGAGATAGAAATGGATTTTATCTCCCTTACCGGATTTCTTTCATCCCTTCTTACAAATGAAGAAAAATCCATTTTTCCCACAAAGATATTCGCTGCCTCTTTCATCATTTCTATATTAAGAGAGCCTGGAAAAAAATAGCTATACCTTAAAAACACAGGTGATTTAACCCGATCATTTAGGACAATATACCTATACCTTCTCTCTTTAGCATGCCTGGGATTAAATGAAAGGTCTATCTCTTCTATATCTTTTATAATTATATCATAAGGAAGAAAAGAATTCAAGGCATTTTTTAGGTTTAAAGTTGGAATATTAGAGCCTGTCTTAAATGTTGCAACAAAAGCCAATGCATGGGCTCCTTTATCTATCCTTGATGCACCTATTGTTTTTACATTTTCTTTTGTAACCTTAAATATAGCGGTCTCAAGCATTCTTTGGACTGTAGGCTTATCCTTCTGCCTCTGCCAACCATAATAATTTGTTCCATCATAGGCTATGGTAAGCTTGATATTTCTCAATTGTGGTTTATTGCAAATGGGAGATGGCCTCTTTTATCCTTAAAATTCCCTCTTCGATATCTTTTGTAGATGCAGCATAGGAAAACCTTAGGTAATTGTCATCGCCAAAGGCAACCCCAGGAACCAATGCGACCTTTGCCTCTTCAATAAGAAATTCTGCCAAAGAGGATGAGCCTTTTATCTTTTCTTTAAACAGCCCACTTACCTCACAAAAAGCATAAAATGCACCTTGCGGCATCGGGCAATCCATTCCTTTTATTTGATTTAAGCCATCAACGATAAGCCTTCTTCTTTTTTCAAAGGTAGAAACCATATTTAAGACAAAATCATTGCCAGAGGTTATCGCCGCTAAGGCACCATATTGAATTACTGAGCAGGGGTTTGAGGTTGTCTGGGACTGTATTCTTCCTGCTGCTTTTATTAGATCAATTGGCCCTGCGGCATAACCTATTCTTAAT
This genomic interval from bacterium contains the following:
- the rpsK gene encoding 30S ribosomal protein S11, with protein sequence MAPRVKKDKKKEKKIGLACIYIQSTFNNTIVTVTSSEGDVVCWSSAGSVGFKGTKKGTPFAAQIAADTVAKKAFEYGIKDAFVFVTGPGGGKESAVRALQAAGMNIKTIKDVTPIPHNGCRSRKRRRV
- the rpsM gene encoding 30S ribosomal protein S13, with protein sequence MARIVGVDLPKNKRIEIALSYIYGIGPFFSKKILKNANVNSDIRVADLSEEQATAIRREIERLGLKVEGELRREVSMNIKRLIETGTYRGLRHRRGLPVRGQRTHTNARTKRGKRKTVGAKVKK
- a CDS encoding ATP-dependent 6-phosphofructokinase, with product MKIGILTGGGDCPGLNPAIRGAYLRAADFKDEVIGILNGWKGLLEKETISLSLKDIDEITSHGGTILGTTRVNPAKHKENGLKICYENFKALNLDAIIAMGGEDTLGIANKLFSEFNLPIVGVPKTMDNDLSCTDYTFGFDTSVTVAIDALDRLRDTGRSHRRIMVLEVMGRHAGWVALFTAIGAGADWVLIPEIEPDLDKMCKHLIKAKERKGYALVVVSEGIKIKVDKEERLDEFGHMILQKRGVGKIIADEIEKKTGIETRLSVIGHIQRGGPPTLFDRILGLRVGVAAVEFVHQGKFGTMAALVGNKIIPVPLIEASGKLKLVDEYWYNLANILFK
- a CDS encoding DNA-directed RNA polymerase subunit omega, translating into MLYDYDEMLRHAKSKFHLVNLLAKRSRELNRWVGSETDIIKIIPLAIEELLEGKLIAEPKEPPPQTFPK
- the gmk gene encoding guanylate kinase, whose amino-acid sequence is MIIVISAPSGTGKTTICRGLLEEFSDLRFSVSYTTRKPREGETEKWEYKFIDINRFKRMIEKDEFVEWVKIFGDYYGTSRETLEKAKNYDLLLDIDVVGGKKIKASYPESLLIFLLPPSMEELERRLMMRKTESDEKIRERLEKAKYEIEEGKDYDYVIVNERLEKTISLIKEIILKKKGGGKDAI
- the truA gene encoding tRNA pseudouridine(38-40) synthase TruA, with the translated sequence MRNIKLTIAYDGTNYYGWQRQKDKPTVQRMLETAIFKVTKENVKTIGASRIDKGAHALAFVATFKTGSNIPTLNLKNALNSFLPYDIIIKDIEEIDLSFNPRHAKERRYRYIVLNDRVKSPVFLRYSYFFPGSLNIEMMKEAANIFVGKMDFSSFVRRDERNPVREIKSISISSQMGIFSENLIFFDISGISFLHNMIRCIVATLIKVGSGLLNLDAVSSIIQGKNRKLAPWTTPSRGLFLIGIDY
- a CDS encoding pyridoxal phosphate-dependent aminotransferase; translation: SYAEMVKFADGIPIIVKTTRADGFKLSKERLKEAITERTKGIILNSPSNPTGAVYTEKELLGIASVIKENNLWVISDEVYEKFVYDGLSHKSIAQFIPKNTVVINGFSKTYAMTGLRIGYAAGPIDLIKAAGRIQSQTTSNPCSVIQYGALAAITSGNDFVLNMVSTFEKRRRLIVDGLNQIKGMDCPMPQGAFYAFCEVSGLFKEKIKGSSSLAEFLIEEAKVALVPGVAFGDDNYLRFSYAASTKDIEEGILRIKEAISHLQ